Proteins from a genomic interval of Lysobacter stagni:
- a CDS encoding transglycosylase SLT domain-containing protein has protein sequence MPVLARSSVALLALGLAVVFAPDAHALSKRDQAAVDALNQRMQAAETRYRQGLVAIANADPAGRTEVDASLEDMEDVMAACVKQKGCSPTTMLTAYKRLLKQNADVAAGDEVPEDNDDEGPGSVTADVPEAARAAALLSADGQQFVKMVQYNPAVQAGIRRWLTDMRPALIDSFENYQYMRQLMWPQFQRAGLPEALLFGVMAKESNGRVHSTSRAGAAGPMQFMYSTGRRFGLGEDGTGFDTRYDARASAQAAAEYFNERLGQLNRSIELSLAAYNGGEGRAQRVYGSTGGRNFWDESVYNQFPAETRDYVPMVIAAAWLFLHPKEYGLTLPKVDAHPAMLRLSKPSSIYELTICLGNGGTREGFMRALRNLNPRYEADRYLPTGTTLNATTKIVGLYGRYCVQGQRADLAHTLVISDASSAIVRTGPVTPLPSDDAVYEAESAGTGSAGAPAPSAPKARAKPSRPTSYTVKRGETLTAIAQKFQCDTGDLARANKLKAPRYSIKPGQKLKLKGCEG, from the coding sequence ATGCCTGTACTTGCCCGTTCTTCCGTTGCGCTGCTGGCGCTCGGCCTGGCTGTCGTTTTCGCGCCCGATGCCCATGCCCTTTCCAAGCGTGACCAGGCCGCGGTCGATGCCCTCAACCAGCGCATGCAGGCGGCGGAGACGCGCTATCGCCAGGGGCTGGTCGCCATCGCCAACGCGGACCCGGCCGGACGCACCGAGGTCGATGCGTCGCTGGAGGACATGGAGGACGTGATGGCCGCCTGCGTGAAGCAGAAGGGCTGTTCGCCCACGACCATGCTCACCGCCTACAAGCGCCTGCTGAAGCAGAACGCCGATGTGGCCGCCGGCGACGAAGTGCCCGAGGACAACGACGACGAAGGCCCCGGCAGCGTCACCGCCGACGTGCCCGAGGCCGCGCGCGCCGCCGCGCTGCTCAGCGCCGACGGCCAGCAGTTCGTGAAGATGGTGCAGTACAACCCGGCCGTGCAGGCCGGCATCCGCCGCTGGCTGACCGACATGCGCCCGGCGCTGATCGACAGCTTCGAGAACTACCAGTACATGCGCCAGCTGATGTGGCCGCAGTTCCAGCGCGCCGGCCTGCCCGAAGCGTTGCTGTTCGGCGTGATGGCGAAGGAATCCAACGGGCGCGTGCATTCCACCTCCCGTGCCGGCGCGGCCGGGCCGATGCAGTTCATGTACAGCACCGGTCGTCGTTTCGGCCTGGGCGAGGACGGCACCGGCTTCGACACGCGCTACGACGCGCGTGCTTCCGCGCAGGCCGCGGCGGAGTACTTCAACGAGCGCCTGGGCCAGCTCAACCGCAGCATCGAGCTGTCGCTGGCGGCCTACAACGGCGGCGAGGGCCGTGCACAGCGGGTGTACGGCAGCACGGGCGGCCGCAACTTCTGGGACGAGTCGGTCTACAACCAGTTCCCGGCCGAAACCCGCGACTACGTGCCGATGGTGATCGCCGCGGCATGGCTGTTCCTGCATCCGAAGGAATACGGCCTGACCCTGCCGAAGGTCGATGCGCACCCGGCGATGCTGCGCCTGTCCAAGCCCAGTTCGATCTACGAACTGACCATCTGCCTGGGCAACGGCGGCACGCGCGAGGGGTTCATGCGCGCGCTGCGCAACCTCAACCCGCGTTACGAGGCCGACCGCTACCTGCCGACCGGCACGACGCTCAACGCGACCACGAAGATCGTCGGCCTGTATGGCCGCTACTGCGTGCAGGGCCAGCGCGCCGACCTGGCGCATACGCTGGTGATCAGCGATGCCAGTTCCGCGATCGTGCGCACCGGCCCGGTGACGCCGCTGCCGTCGGACGACGCCGTGTACGAGGCCGAGAGCGCCGGCACGGGCTCGGCGGGCGCACCGGCCCCGAGTGCGCCCAAGGCGCGCGCGAAGCCGTCGCGGCCGACGTCCTACACCGTCAAGCGCGGCGAGACGCTCACCGCCATCGCGCAGAAGTTCCAGTGCGATACCGGCGACCTGGCCCGCGCCAACAAGCTCAAGGCGCCGCGCTACTCCATCAAGCCGGGACAGAAGCTCAAGCTCAAGGGCTGCGAGGGATGA
- a CDS encoding helicase HerA-like domain-containing protein, giving the protein MDPILIGKAVTTPTSLPDTQGHVFLLPRFGNRHGLVAGATGTGKTVTLMTLAEGFSRLGVPVFLADVKGDVAGLAVAGTPNDKLQARAAEIGMDGYAHEANPVVFWDLFGKLGHPVRTTVSEMGPTLLSRVLELNDTQSGVLDIVFKLADDRGLLLLDLEDLRALLGLVADERKDISTSYGLVSAQSIGAIQRSLLRLEQEGGEMFFGEPALELSDLMRTTPDGRGTVNILASEQLVLKPRLYSSFLLWLLSELFETLPEVGDLDKPKLVFVFDEAHLLFDDAPPALQQRVEQVVRLIRSKGVGVYFCSQFPDDVPDEILGQLGNRVQHALRAFTPRDQKAVKTAAETFVPNPALDVAKTISQLGTGEALVSTLQDKGVPMPVEKTLVAPPRCRMGAITEVERVHVRGTSPVGQKYDQRVDRESAAEMLATRAESAAQQAKAPPARTREQDEAQDSGFSQSVKDAVFGTKRRQGMVETMAKQTARTVGNRIGQQIVRGLLGSIFGGKR; this is encoded by the coding sequence ATGGACCCGATCCTGATCGGCAAAGCCGTCACCACGCCCACCTCGCTGCCCGACACGCAGGGGCACGTCTTCCTGCTGCCCCGGTTCGGCAACCGCCACGGGCTGGTCGCCGGCGCCACGGGCACCGGCAAGACGGTGACGCTGATGACACTGGCCGAAGGCTTCTCGCGGCTGGGCGTGCCGGTCTTCCTGGCCGACGTGAAGGGCGACGTCGCGGGACTTGCGGTGGCGGGGACGCCGAACGACAAGTTGCAGGCGCGCGCGGCGGAGATCGGCATGGACGGCTACGCGCACGAAGCCAACCCGGTCGTGTTCTGGGACCTCTTCGGCAAGCTCGGCCATCCCGTGCGCACGACGGTGAGCGAGATGGGCCCGACGCTGCTCTCGCGCGTGCTCGAACTCAACGACACGCAGTCCGGCGTGCTCGACATCGTGTTCAAGCTGGCCGACGATCGCGGCCTGCTGCTGCTCGACCTGGAAGACCTGCGCGCCCTGCTGGGGCTGGTGGCGGACGAGCGCAAGGACATCTCGACCAGCTATGGCCTGGTCAGCGCACAGTCCATCGGCGCCATCCAGCGTTCGCTGTTGCGGCTGGAACAGGAAGGCGGCGAGATGTTCTTCGGCGAGCCGGCGCTGGAACTGTCCGACCTCATGCGCACCACGCCCGACGGCCGCGGCACGGTCAACATCCTCGCGTCCGAACAACTGGTGCTGAAGCCGCGCCTGTATTCCAGCTTCCTGCTGTGGCTGCTGTCGGAACTGTTCGAGACGCTGCCGGAAGTGGGCGACCTGGACAAACCGAAACTGGTGTTCGTCTTCGACGAAGCCCACCTGCTGTTCGACGACGCACCGCCCGCGTTGCAGCAGCGCGTGGAGCAGGTGGTGCGTCTGATCCGCTCCAAGGGCGTGGGCGTGTACTTCTGCTCGCAGTTCCCCGACGACGTGCCCGACGAGATCCTCGGCCAGCTCGGCAACCGCGTGCAGCACGCGCTGCGCGCGTTCACGCCACGCGACCAGAAGGCGGTGAAGACCGCTGCGGAAACGTTCGTGCCCAATCCGGCGCTGGACGTCGCGAAAACCATCTCGCAGCTCGGCACCGGCGAGGCGCTGGTGTCCACCCTGCAGGACAAGGGCGTGCCGATGCCGGTGGAGAAGACGCTGGTCGCGCCACCGCGCTGTCGCATGGGCGCGATCACGGAGGTCGAGCGCGTCCACGTCCGCGGCACCAGTCCGGTCGGCCAGAAGTACGACCAGCGCGTGGACCGCGAATCGGCCGCTGAGATGCTCGCCACGCGCGCCGAGTCCGCCGCGCAGCAGGCCAAGGCGCCGCCGGCCCGCACGCGCGAACAGGATGAAGCGCAGGACAGCGGCTTCAGTCAGTCCGTGAAGGACGCGGTGTTCGGCACGAAACGGCGCCAGGGCATGGTGGAAACCATGGCCAAGCAGACCGCGCGCACGGTGGGCAACCGCATCGGCCAGCAGATCGTGCGTGGACTGCTTGGCAGCATTTTCGGCGGTAAGCGCTGA